The sequence below is a genomic window from Lolium perenne isolate Kyuss_39 chromosome 7, Kyuss_2.0, whole genome shotgun sequence.
CTCTACAGATCCATCTGGTGGCCCATCGATCGGGCGTAGCTTAATCTCGTAAAGCTTTGGCCACAATTTTCCGGTCACTGCGAGCAGCGAAAGGGTTAGTTGTAACAACTCTATGATGAGAATAACCTCAGAGGCTTCGATCTCTAGGATAGAAACCGTGAGCTGCAAGTGCTAATAACTCACCGAACAATCTCTGGTTTTCTTCATCCCAAGCTATACCGTTTAGAACATCAATAGCCTGGAACATGGAACAGATTTAGAGTCGTGTCACTTCAATGCTGGATTTGGATTATGTTTTTCTTTGTGTGTGTAACTATGCAATTAGGTTATGAACCAGTCTGCTCACCCTATAGTCAGTATCCAACAAGTGCTGCCTGCAAAGTTTCAAGAACCAAAGCATTTATTATTATCTCAAATGCTGAAACTATAAAGGAACATACCGATCATTTTAACAACTGTAATATAGAGCAATTTATGAAGAAACTCAGTGGTAAGAAACATCCAACAGTTACTCAGGACATACCTCAGCTCATGAAGAAAAATCCAGCTCAGGACCAAGCCATCTTCATGGGAAACTCTAGCTATGCAATCTGTCTACACAGCATAGCTTTGTAAACTGAGAGTTTGCAGTTCAGAAATCACAATATTCTAGCAAATTTGTACCCACTTCACATTGTATTATTAGATCATATATTACTTGAGCCTGATCAGTCTTTACATGGAAAATAAAGCCAAGACACAAATGCACTTTAGCTAGTAATGCAAAGACCTGAGATATACCTAATGTCTTATACGCCATGTCAAATCTGAGCTAATTCTGTTCTAGGACATAAAAATTCCAGACCAGTTAATTGTACATGAATGGCCTTTGTGGAGGTATCAAGTGTAACAGATGACAATAGAGGGTAAAACTATGCTACAACTCCTAAAAATTGAGGCACATCACATAGTACAGTTTTTTTTAACATCATCGACATTTTCTCTAGACCAAGCATATAAAAAGGGCACAAGGAGCGACGTAGCAGCACTAAGATATATTAATGAGAATTGTTTGGATCCTTGAGATCTGGACCAACATATTAATACACGAaagcaacatggttagactatgaTACTGCTTACTGCATGATAACTCTAACCTGCCAGACATTCGcccatacttcaccatttatataCTCCAGTTCATTAATATAGGAAACTTCATTGTCTTGATATTTCACAGTTACTGTCTTCATCACTGCATCAAAGAAAAATGCCAACAAAAGAAATGAAGTCCCCAATCTAATAGAATATCTAGCATGTGAAGTATTAAATATACCTTCAAGTGATTCTGGATCCAGCTGGTACAACCTCGAGGTACCATCACTGCCAAATAGAACTTTTCCATCAGTAGCCAGCCCCCACCCGTCACGCATTTTATGGGTAAACCTTTCACGCTGCAGCAGAGAACACATTAACTCATACACCAGGAAGAAACCACGGTAGGTGAAAAGGAACTATCAAAATGTCAAATTTATGCTGTATTACAAAGAATATTGTCTCCAACTTGCCTATTTGTATCCAAATACCATGTGTATAAAGCTCAAACCTACTACCTCCGTTTAAGAATATAAGACGGTTTAGGTAGTCTTGTCttctgaaacggaggtagtagaaGGCAACTACACTATGTACCATGAGAACATAATCACGGCAGGTTCACGTACTAGAGACAAACTTAACAGATACCATTGCACATTTCAATTAAAAATAAAATGACTAATAACAACTCAAACCACGACTAGTAAAATCCAAGGTGAAATGATTGTAAATCCACATTTCAAACCAAGGGCGCCAGGAAATAAATATTGGTAGATGGAGTTTGGGATCGTTAGCTAAGGTTTTAAAATAAAAACATCCAAACCATCTGTAACTGCAGTAAAACAGAGACAGGGGCTGTGGTATTACCTTGCTAAAGTTATGTCGGTCGTATATAAATCCATCATTCTTCAACCAAGTAACTTGAAACAATCTACAAAAGAGACGTTTAAAAACAAATGAGATAAGATTTAGCCCATTATATAAGCAAATGAAGCCATTATCTTCAAGAAGCAGTTGTAGAGTCAGGTATAGTTGAGGTTTATCTACCTGTCATCGAGAAGTGTTAGACCTTCCCCAAACATACTGCCATCCATTTGGTGCTGAACTAAAACCTGAGAAATGACAATGCAATACCTATTGATTTAGTGAAGGTGAACCATTGCTGCCAGTATGAACGTGCAATGATCGTTACAAAAAGCAGGTATGCAACGTACTTTTCCAGTTTGAAGATCAACTTTCCGGACCGACGACTGTTCAGAATTTTTTTTAGAAGCATTTAGCACATTAGAGAACTGGTAGAAAAGCAAGCATACAAAACAAATGCAACTTGCAAGCTCATGCAATTGAATCTCAAGAGCTCATAGCAGTGCTACTCAGTCTGCTCATTTCCACTAGGGAATCATGAATACCAAGAATAATTCAAGTGAAACTACAGGCTATTGTTGTTAGTGAAAACCATGGAAGTTCCTCCGCATCTCATGTTTGCGTCAGGCGGGATTACATATAGCCAGCCTGATCTTTAAGGAACAACACAAAGCGGAAGCATGCATTTTTACTGCCAAGCTAAATTGGAGCAGTAGATTCTTGGGCAAGGTAATGAGGAGTCCTATGATGCAAGCCACAAGAAGAGATCCAATGCACATTACCCTGTGATAAAGGCCAGTGGACTCGAAAAGAGTGTCATTTCCTGCATACAAGAGACCCTGCCAAAACAAATCATGCGATTTGAAGAATTTGTTAAGAATCGATTCGCCATGGGAGTGAATCAGATCAACGGGGAGAGTAGGTACCTGGGTGAAGGCGTCGGGGTCGTGGGGGTACTCGCGGACCAGGTCGAAGGAGTAGAACCTGGCGGCGGGCGCAGCAGGCGCCGATCGGCGAAGGAGCGCTGCGGGGAGGTAGTCGGGGCGCCAGATGGCGGCGGCCGCGGTGAGGAAGAGGAGCGCGGCAAGCATGGCGCCAGATGCTGCGACGACCGGGCGGCGCAAGTAGCGCGGCGGCGTGGAGACGATTGGGGCGGATACGGACAGGGGGAGAGGCGCCATGGCGGCTGCGGCGGAGGCGCGACGGCGGGGCGGCGGGGGCCTCCGTCGGGAGCCGGCGGTCATTTATTCGGTTCGTTTAGTCGCCGGAGAAGAAAGGTCAACTCTAATTCTCGCCTTACCATCTTCTCTTCTGATTTACGTAAGTTTTACATTTTGCAAACTGAACTTCTTTATTTAATTTTACCTCGATTTTGTTTTGTAAATTGTGAACTGTTTAGCGAGTACAAACACTAGCTAAATACTCATGAATTGCTACATCTCTTTTAAAAAAGGTGTGGAGTAATAAAATGCATACAAATATTTAGCTAGCTTCTTATCAAATGCGTTGTTACCTTTCTTCTCCCCTACATTGCTTATGCACCGAAAGAGTGCTTTTATTCCACCGTCCGAACCCAATATATGCACCCCCATCCCACTGCGTTAGAGAGCCATCTCATTGACGTTACCATCTCACTAGACAGATAtgaacgctgagcgaccgtttgcgtccgccgtgATCAAAAAAAGCGTCTGGGTACTGCTCCAGCGGGGCAACGCAAAGTGACCGACCATCCGCGGCGACGAATACCTGGCCCAAATatacgccaggtttgcgtctccgcggacgctgcgcggacgcgccgAGGGTCCTCCTTTTCTTACCCGGTCTCGCATGGCAGGGACAACGAAATCGAGCGCTTCGATTAACTTCTTTTTTCCATTCTTTGATGCCCaagtgcgacgccaccaccccaaccccacccgccGCACCGCCGCAGTACTCGCCGTCGGCTCGGTTAtcgccgcgcgggagagcaggatcgtACTCGGGGTAGGCTCCGGCGTGCACCTGTCGCGTGTTTTGGGGCCAAACATTGCCGGTTGCGCCGCCCGACAtcgccgcccacgacctgttcgggCAATTGCGCCAGTAGGTTTCTTGTCGTGTTTTCGGTCAATTGCGTCGGTCGTGTTTATTTTATTGTTTTGAAACATCCTAATTCATGCCGATGCggaaatgcgtcgggccgctggaggcaccccaggtgcaaacggacgcgcggacaaaaaacgGTCATTCTCGCGtctgcggggcgacgcaaacggacgcacgcGGACAATTTGGGTGTCcgatttgcgtcgcgccgctggagatgccctaagattgTCACATGTAGTCACTGTTGCACCCAAGAGAGCTGTGATTTGTAACACAACCTGGACGTATTACTACCCATGGTGGCACTCCATCTCTTCTATAGCAGCTAATAAGTATTCTCAATAGCTGCCTCCTTCTGTCTAGAAGGATGACCAAAGGATAAAACACGATTTTCTAGCTAGTTAGGTAATCAACGAATAAAACACATTCCTAGAGACTCCAGTTAAGAGCTAACATTTTCAAGATTATTATGTATGGAAGATACTATCAATTTCCCTGGAAAGAGGTACATATACGTAAACGGGAAAATACATTGAAGGGTTCGGTTTGCTCCAAACTGAGCATTACTTGAGCACTGTGTGTATACTTTTCAAGGATTGTTGATGCAGTCGTGGAATGTAATGAAATACAGGTACTTTAAAAATATCAAGAAGGGAAATAACAGCTCAATAAGAAGGAATTACCAGATCATTTTATAATTTCACACCATTTTTTAATCTCAAACAGATACCAATGTatgacccgcaaaaaaaaaagataccAATGTACAACCATATCAAGGCAGACTTACAATTTACAACACTAATGCTTAAATTTGCCTTTCATCTTACTTTTGAATATCCAAATTAGAATTCAAGAAGTGCAAGGATAGTAGCGCCTATAAAAGCATTCAGCCGCGTAACCACGGTACTTTCAGCGCGAACAATGAGAAAGTAGTTTACCAACACGCATAAGTGGCCGGATAATTTCCAGTGTATTGTGGTAGTCCCTAACTCCCTATCAGCCAAGAGTGAAGTTGCCGGCGCGGCTTCTCTAACTTGCTACTAGCAAGTCACCCTCTGACTTGCTGGCTGGAGCCGTTAGATCAAATTTGAAGGGCAAGATCAGTGGAAATATTGTGCACGTAGTACTGTAGCGACGTGGTACAGTTGCGTCTCCTGTTCACCCTACATTGTGAACCATCAGATCTAAATCCAACGGTACAAATTGAGCACAAGTCAGAGGTATTGTTCACCTCTGCCTTGTTTGTGGCAAGTTAGAGAATCCGGGGCGTGAAGTTGCATGGAGGACAACAACGGCTAGATGGGCTGATGGCTGCATTTCACCTTCAGGGCCTCAAAGAAGTCCACCCCTCTTCCACCAATGCCATAAGTGTGGTCCTCACCCGTATTTGcggcatcctcatccttatcattcgggatttttttttttgtttttgctcaTTTTGCTTTTGCCACTCTAAATTTTAATATTTTGTTTTTACCCTGCCAGTGGTAATGTATCGTTTTTGCCCCATGTGAGGCAAAACCAAAATGAAAATGATAAGTTTTTGTTTTGCTTTTGTCCCTTTTGTTGTTGTTTTGGTTTTGCTTTTGCCCCTTAATCAGAGAGAATAGGGCAAATTCAAGACAACAGGCGGAACGGGTAGGTCTATTGGAAATTTAACGCCAGCTAGGTATATGCGAAAATCACATACCAGAATGCTGGAAGCAGTGTGCATAATGCCAAGAAAAATAGATTTATACATCAATGCTGAATTACAACATACTTATTTTGTCCAAGGCTTCCACGCCCAATATTTTTAACAATACGATATGAACACAAAAATGACCATAATAGACATCAAACTCCTACTTAGGGAAAGGCAACACAAACCAGATTAGAGTAGTTATTTAGAGTTTTAGAATTATCGAGTGTGTTGGTCTAAAAATATAAATTCTAGATAATTCCAAAGATCAAAGTATAATGCTTGtattagaatttagaataaaaatcGTAATACATATGTCCTTTTTTACTTTTCCAGAAGATTCCCTCAACCTGATCAACAATGCTGCAACTACTCGCATGCTTCCTCCCATCGGATAGAGAAATGAAACATCGCATGTCAGATTAGTTTAACCCTTATTTGACCTAAACCAGGACCATTATATTACCAAATAACAGAacaaaaatatccaaaaataaatcaatgGAAAAGGGAGTAACCAACCTTAACGAAAATTTCCACTCCATTTTCCATTAGCAAGAACAACAGTTTTGATAGCAGTTAGTGAAGCAACACTTAAGCACCTATATGATTAAGGTATGATGGAGTAAACATATACTACcttcgtttcaaggaataaggcgtcctcgttttacgtgtttttgtttaaccaagaattacttcaaatagataaacaTTGTTTGTATGGaattagtatcattaaaaagttcacgaatccaacgatactaattacttataatataatcaagattttgttgctcaatttttatggtcaaatttcgtcttggaatacgcgtccgccttattccttgaaacggaggtagtacaatTTTGGTCAAAATATATACACATCTTTCAGATCTATACACTGTTGCTTCCTTACACTGCACACAGTTTAGTTGTTTAGTTAGGTCTGTGTTCTTTTTTTCCCTTTTGAGTTGTACTGTAAGATGTTTTGAGCCTATGTTTAATCTATGGAATCCAGAATACTCTCTCCAGATCGGATTGTTAAGCAAAATTAGCTCAACGCTGGGACCTAGGTTCCTCCTTTTTCCGAAAAAAATACCAATTACACTCAGCCTTTGCAAGAATGCAATACGAATGCACACatgcaaaaaagagaaaaaagaaaactaagaaataaaaagtCCCGCTATTGTATTCCAGCCCTAGCAACATCAATACACCCactaccaagacaacacctgaactccAGGCTCTCCAAAAGCGACATCTCCAAGAAAAGAACAGTGCACAAGCACCATCGTCGCCCAatcaaaagatcttaggttttgttgcggtcaaaacccaccggcgggcagcgacgggcaacacagtagagccgggaacaacctagggcttcggctggccctggtccctctgagcgacggcctgCAAAGCCTCTGgtgcacacgtccgatgctgatgcaagggcgtgccacctgacctatacctggtcaggaaggtgatggagatgcctcgcttagtttcctgcatggcatacacgtaaacattaaatacgagcctcgatcggctctcaggttatcctgtgaatcggctcagggagccgatccacccatgattcgtacgaggtgcacgaatatatggtggtcctgcttgatcaagataaagctaatgcgatctacgacgatttagggttttcaccgcataatcggatcatcctactcacgattgggcctcgcggccacgcacggtgatcgtaagccgatcctagatagggcctaaaaaccaacacgaggttgatccccggaacatcctgtctaggactagcagacgacaccctacgtgccgctggatcctccaaccctttgtaaggcctaactattgcagatattaaactaatccttgtagaacaaggagcaaccgtaacggatcggatctactaaataatgatcaagcggggtgccgcccctacacctaagataggcgtaagggcggctagacatgcaagggttgcactacgatagcatgttatacgaagaactatgctaaccctaacacatctatgataactacgttgctcgccatcaaaaggcttcgtaacgagcaacgcatgaacaacataaagccacgctgcctagatcgcaagatgcgatctaggcagcatgatgcttaccggtagaaaccctcga
It includes:
- the LOC127311713 gene encoding glutaminyl-peptide cyclotransferase isoform X2 codes for the protein MTAGSRRRPPPPRRRASAAAAMAPLPLSVSAPIVSTPPRYLRRPVVAASGAMLAALLFLTAAAAIWRPDYLPAALLRRSAPAAPAARFYSFDLVREYPHDPDAFTQGLLYAGNDTLFESTGLYHRVLVQHQMDGSMFGEGLTLLDDRLFQVTWLKNDGFIYDRHNFSKRERFTHKMRDGWGLATDGKVLFGSDGTSRLYQLDPESLEVMKTVTVKYQDNEVSYINELEYINGEVWANVWQTDCIARVSHEDGLVLSWIFLHELRQHLLDTDYRAIDVLNGIAWDEENQRLFVTGKLWPKLYEIKLRPIDGPPDGSVEKLCPRASFYR
- the LOC127311713 gene encoding glutaminyl-peptide cyclotransferase isoform X1 encodes the protein MTAGSRRRPPPPRRRASAAAAMAPLPLSVSAPIVSTPPRYLRRPVVAASGAMLAALLFLTAAAAIWRPDYLPAALLRRSAPAAPAARFYSFDLVREYPHDPDAFTQGLLYAGNDTLFESTGLYHRSSVRKVDLQTGKVLVQHQMDGSMFGEGLTLLDDRLFQVTWLKNDGFIYDRHNFSKRERFTHKMRDGWGLATDGKVLFGSDGTSRLYQLDPESLEVMKTVTVKYQDNEVSYINELEYINGEVWANVWQTDCIARVSHEDGLVLSWIFLHELRQHLLDTDYRAIDVLNGIAWDEENQRLFVTGKLWPKLYEIKLRPIDGPPDGSVEKLCPRASFYR